The following are from one region of the Phormidium sp. PBR-2020 genome:
- a CDS encoding iron-sulfur cluster assembly accessory protein, whose amino-acid sequence MSSLSDIRISLSPAAIAEVERLRRKQHHPEAALRVRVQSGGCAQLYYDLSFEETPDADDRCCTCDGVAIAVDVLSLPYVDGLTIDYTEDLMGGGFRFHNPHAERTCSCGHSFVPQADLTAH is encoded by the coding sequence ATGAGTTCTTTGTCTGATATTCGCATTTCTCTGAGTCCAGCGGCGATCGCGGAAGTGGAGCGCCTGCGACGCAAGCAACATCACCCTGAAGCGGCGTTACGGGTTCGGGTGCAATCAGGAGGCTGTGCCCAACTGTACTATGACCTCAGCTTTGAGGAGACCCCCGATGCCGATGACCGCTGTTGTACCTGTGATGGGGTGGCGATCGCCGTTGACGTGTTAAGCTTACCCTACGTCGATGGACTGACGATTGACTATACAGAAGACCTCATGGGAGGTGGGTTTCGCTTCCATAATCCTCACGCCGAGCGCACTTGTAGCTGTGGACATTCCTTTGTTCCCCAAGCCGATCTGACCGCTCACTGA
- a CDS encoding transposase, which yields MLTMTYEYKLQPTAEQMATIEHTLDVCRSVWNFALRQRKDWCSSRRSPVNACSLRSEYIISANEPFPSYHKQAKQLTDAKTQYPHLKTVHSQVLQQVLRTLDRAWDDMKARGFGFPRFKNKYRMRSFVFPQLGKEPIKDDAIKFPKFGWIKWRQSRPIPEGFEVKQARIVRKASGYFVMLSLQLNVDVPQPIPHGHPRGLDLGFDKFVATSDGEEIKRPRFLKTKQRQLKLLQRRLKNKQNGSNNRHKLNQKIARLHQRISDHRKDWHFKLAHHLCEDAGMIFVEDLNFLSWQRGMLSRDSADAGFGQFVHRLEWVCWKTDTYFAKVNKDGTSQTCPNCGAHTGKKTLEIRIHHCDECGYQTTRDVAASQEIRNRGLTAVGQTVVENVCGLDATGSLGHEALVGTERSRNPDSRGLGIPHFKDIKRSEMA from the coding sequence ATGCTAACCATGACCTACGAGTACAAGTTACAACCCACAGCCGAACAGATGGCTACCATCGAGCACACGCTAGATGTCTGTCGTTCGGTTTGGAACTTTGCGCTTCGTCAGCGTAAAGATTGGTGTAGCTCTCGTCGGTCGCCGGTCAACGCTTGTTCGCTGAGATCTGAGTATATCATTTCAGCCAATGAGCCTTTTCCGAGCTACCATAAACAAGCCAAGCAACTCACAGACGCTAAGACCCAATATCCTCACTTAAAAACCGTTCATTCTCAGGTTTTGCAGCAAGTCCTAAGAACGTTGGATCGAGCTTGGGATGACATGAAAGCCAGAGGATTTGGGTTTCCGCGCTTTAAAAACAAGTATCGGATGCGCTCGTTTGTCTTTCCTCAGCTCGGGAAAGAGCCAATTAAAGATGATGCGATTAAGTTCCCTAAGTTCGGGTGGATTAAATGGCGACAGTCAAGACCCATTCCTGAGGGATTTGAGGTCAAGCAAGCACGAATCGTCAGAAAAGCATCAGGTTACTTTGTGATGCTGTCACTACAGCTCAATGTTGATGTTCCTCAACCCATACCTCATGGTCATCCACGAGGATTAGATTTGGGATTCGATAAGTTCGTCGCGACCAGTGATGGTGAAGAGATTAAGCGACCTCGGTTCTTAAAAACTAAGCAGCGTCAGCTTAAATTGCTACAACGCCGGTTAAAGAACAAACAAAACGGGTCAAATAATCGACACAAGTTAAACCAAAAGATAGCTCGGCTACATCAACGGATATCTGACCATCGTAAAGATTGGCATTTTAAATTAGCCCATCATCTTTGTGAGGATGCTGGTATGATTTTTGTCGAAGATCTCAACTTTCTCAGTTGGCAAAGGGGAATGCTATCAAGAGACAGTGCTGATGCTGGCTTTGGTCAGTTTGTCCATCGATTGGAGTGGGTCTGTTGGAAAACGGATACCTACTTCGCCAAGGTCAATAAGGATGGCACAAGCCAGACCTGTCCTAACTGTGGGGCACATACGGGCAAGAAAACGTTGGAGATTCGCATTCACCACTGTGATGAGTGTGGATATCAAACTACAAGAGATGTAGCCGCGAGTCAAGAAATCAGAAATCGTGGTCTAACAGCCGTCGGGCAGACGGTGGTGGAAAATGTCTGTGGACTGGATGCAACGGGGAGTCTCGGTCACGAGGCTCTAGTTGGCACGGAACGAAGCAGAAATCCTGATTCGCGAGGATTGGGAATCCCCCACTTCAAAGACATCAAGCGTAGCGAGATGGCTTAA
- the fusA gene encoding elongation factor G gives MSRTVPLNRIRNIGIAAHIDAGKTTTTERILFYSGMVHKMGEVHDGTAVTDWMAQERERGITITAAAITTNWLDHQINIIDTPGHVDFTIEVERSMRVLDGVVAVFCSVGGVQPQSETVWRQADRYKVPRIAFVNKMDRTGANFFKVYNQMRDRLRANAVAIQVPIGSESNFHGVVDLVGMKAYIYTNDLGTDIQETDIPEEVSELAAEYREKLLEAVAETDDDLMEKYLEGEEISEEQVRATLRRGTIDGTIVPVLCGSAFKNKGVQRLLDCVVDYLPSPTEVPPIQGTLPDGEVATRPADDDVPLSALAFKVMADPYGRLTFVRVYSGILQKGSYVYNATKDQKERVSRLIVLKSDDRIEVDELRAGDLGAALGLKDTLTGDTICDEEEPIILESLYIPEPVISVAVEPKTKADMEKLSKALQSLSEEDPTFRVTTDAETNQTVIAGMGELHLEILVDRMLREFKVEAEVGAPQVAYRETIRKPSTAEGKFVRQSGGKGQYGHVVIELEPGETGTGFEFVSKIVGGSVPKEYIGPAENGMKEACESGILAGYPLIDVKATLVDGSYHDVDSNEMAFKIAGSMAMKNAVTKASPVLLEPMMKVEVEVPEDFMGNVIGDLNSRRGQIEGQETEDGLTKVTAKVPLASMFGYATDIRSKTQGRGIFSMEFSHYEEVPRSVAEEIIAKSKGNA, from the coding sequence GTGTCACGAACAGTCCCGCTCAACCGAATTCGCAATATTGGTATTGCGGCACACATCGACGCAGGAAAGACGACTACAACAGAGCGTATCCTGTTCTACTCAGGCATGGTTCACAAAATGGGCGAAGTCCATGACGGAACCGCTGTGACGGACTGGATGGCTCAGGAGCGAGAGCGGGGCATTACGATTACTGCCGCTGCGATCACTACCAACTGGCTCGACCATCAAATTAACATCATCGACACCCCAGGACACGTAGACTTCACCATTGAAGTCGAACGGTCAATGCGGGTGCTAGATGGCGTAGTAGCCGTGTTTTGTTCCGTCGGTGGGGTGCAACCCCAGTCGGAAACCGTGTGGCGGCAAGCTGATCGCTACAAAGTTCCCCGAATCGCCTTCGTGAACAAGATGGACCGAACTGGGGCCAACTTCTTCAAAGTCTACAACCAGATGCGCGATCGCCTGCGCGCTAATGCTGTTGCCATTCAAGTTCCCATCGGTAGTGAGAGTAACTTCCATGGGGTCGTAGATCTCGTAGGCATGAAAGCCTACATCTACACCAATGACTTAGGGACTGACATTCAAGAAACGGACATTCCTGAAGAAGTCTCAGAATTGGCAGCCGAATATCGCGAAAAACTCCTCGAAGCCGTCGCCGAAACCGACGATGACTTGATGGAGAAATACCTAGAAGGGGAAGAAATCAGCGAAGAGCAAGTTCGCGCGACCCTTCGCCGAGGAACCATTGACGGAACCATTGTTCCGGTTCTTTGTGGTTCTGCCTTTAAAAACAAAGGGGTGCAACGGCTACTCGACTGTGTGGTGGACTATCTGCCCTCACCGACAGAAGTTCCTCCGATTCAAGGAACCCTGCCTGACGGAGAAGTAGCCACCCGTCCCGCTGACGACGATGTGCCTCTGTCGGCCCTAGCCTTTAAGGTCATGGCTGATCCCTACGGTCGTTTGACCTTTGTGCGTGTGTACTCAGGCATCCTGCAAAAAGGAAGTTATGTTTACAACGCCACCAAAGACCAAAAAGAACGGGTCTCTCGTCTGATCGTCCTCAAATCTGACGATCGCATTGAAGTCGATGAACTTCGGGCCGGAGATTTGGGTGCCGCCTTGGGCTTGAAAGATACCCTAACTGGCGATACGATTTGCGACGAGGAAGAACCCATCATCCTCGAATCTCTATACATCCCCGAACCCGTTATCTCGGTGGCCGTCGAGCCAAAAACCAAGGCTGACATGGAGAAACTCTCCAAAGCCTTGCAATCCTTGTCCGAAGAAGATCCCACCTTCCGCGTGACAACGGATGCAGAAACGAACCAAACCGTGATTGCTGGGATGGGTGAACTTCACCTGGAAATCCTCGTTGACCGTATGTTACGAGAATTCAAGGTGGAAGCCGAAGTTGGGGCGCCTCAGGTGGCCTACCGCGAAACCATCCGCAAACCCAGCACCGCTGAAGGCAAGTTTGTCCGTCAAAGCGGTGGTAAAGGTCAGTACGGTCACGTGGTGATTGAACTTGAACCCGGTGAAACTGGAACTGGATTTGAGTTCGTCTCCAAAATCGTCGGCGGGTCAGTTCCCAAAGAATATATTGGGCCGGCTGAAAATGGGATGAAAGAAGCCTGCGAATCTGGTATCCTGGCAGGTTATCCCCTGATCGACGTGAAAGCAACGTTGGTCGATGGGTCTTACCACGATGTCGATTCTAATGAGATGGCATTTAAAATCGCTGGTTCCATGGCGATGAAGAATGCCGTCACCAAGGCATCCCCGGTTCTTCTCGAACCGATGATGAAAGTTGAGGTCGAAGTTCCCGAAGACTTCATGGGCAACGTGATCGGCGATCTCAACTCCCGTCGCGGTCAGATCGAGGGTCAAGAGACTGAAGATGGCCTTACGAAAGTAACGGCCAAAGTTCCGCTGGCATCCATGTTTGGTTATGCCACGGATATTCGCTCGAAGACCCAAGGTCGTGGCATCTTTTCGATGGAGTTCAGCCACTATGAGGAAGTTCCCCGTAGTGTTGCTGAAGAGATCATCGCCAAAAGCAAAGGGAACGCATAA
- a CDS encoding DUF2839 family protein, translating to MGESKRRKEALGEKYGQEPYILPWLPITKRQSEQFLKWSSRGAWAGIVGLILVWLTVVFIAPSFGWWGLGS from the coding sequence ATGGGTGAATCCAAGCGTCGCAAAGAAGCTCTGGGCGAAAAGTACGGTCAGGAGCCTTATATCTTGCCTTGGCTGCCGATTACTAAACGACAGTCGGAGCAATTCCTCAAATGGTCTAGCCGAGGGGCTTGGGCAGGAATTGTCGGTCTTATCCTTGTTTGGCTAACGGTGGTCTTTATCGCTCCATCGTTTGGCTGGTGGGGACTGGGTTCGTGA
- a CDS encoding LON peptidase substrate-binding domain-containing protein, whose protein sequence is MATSSSIAVRELPLFPLPEVVLFPGRPLPLHIFEFRYRMMMNTILESDRRFGVLMWDPNSREAAPVGCCAEIIQHQRLPDDRLKIWTVGQQRFRVLDYVREKPYYVGLVEWVEDHPPKQDLHRLASEVEELLRDVVRLSAKLMDREIELPEDIPSLPTELSYWVAGNLYGVASEQQTLLEMQDTAARLERESEILTTTRNHLAARTVLKDTFNPS, encoded by the coding sequence ATGGCCACCTCGTCTTCCATCGCCGTTCGAGAACTTCCTTTATTTCCTCTTCCGGAGGTCGTCCTGTTTCCCGGTAGACCCCTGCCTCTACATATTTTTGAGTTTCGCTATCGCATGATGATGAATACCATCCTCGAAAGCGATCGCCGCTTTGGAGTACTCATGTGGGACCCGAACAGTCGTGAAGCTGCACCAGTCGGCTGTTGTGCCGAAATTATCCAACATCAGCGGCTACCGGATGATCGCCTAAAAATTTGGACGGTGGGCCAACAGCGGTTTCGGGTGTTGGACTATGTCCGAGAAAAGCCCTATTATGTGGGTTTAGTAGAATGGGTCGAAGACCATCCCCCAAAACAAGACCTGCATCGCCTAGCGTCGGAGGTAGAAGAACTTTTGCGGGATGTGGTTCGCCTCTCGGCTAAGTTAATGGATCGTGAGATCGAACTTCCCGAAGATATCCCTAGCTTACCCACCGAACTGTCCTATTGGGTGGCCGGCAACCTCTATGGGGTAGCCTCAGAACAGCAAACGCTGTTGGAAATGCAAGACACAGCCGCTCGCTTAGAACGAGAATCGGAAATTCTAACCACCACCCGAAATCACCTGGCGGCACGAACCGTCCTTAAAGATACCTTTAACCCCTCTTAA
- a CDS encoding alpha/beta hydrolase, with product MTDIDIGWQHCYIDTNRIRLHCVTQGEGDLVVLLHGFPEFWYSWRYQIPALARHFKVVVPDLRGYNDSDKPSSGYDLDTLSQDVRGTIAALGYRSAHIVGHDWGGAIAWHLAHTYPESINRLAILNAPHPHQFTQALASNFDQLRRSWYVLALQIPSLPEWVIRNNLKDFVQNIFRENAIRKGAFGQEDNQIYQAALEKPGVLNSIVKYYRQLSAPQTWLKSWGRSLDPITAPTLVLWGEDDSFLSTSLTQGFDKLITAPFQLELISQCGHWIQQEVPQTVNRKLLNFLTVK from the coding sequence ATGACAGATATCGATATTGGCTGGCAGCACTGTTATATTGACACCAACCGCATCCGACTGCATTGTGTAACCCAAGGGGAAGGCGATCTCGTCGTCCTTCTCCATGGGTTTCCCGAGTTTTGGTATTCCTGGCGCTATCAGATCCCGGCGCTGGCTCGTCATTTTAAGGTGGTGGTTCCCGATTTACGGGGCTATAACGACTCCGACAAGCCGTCAAGCGGTTATGATCTCGATACCCTCAGCCAAGATGTGCGAGGGACTATTGCTGCATTAGGCTATCGTAGTGCCCATATTGTCGGTCATGACTGGGGAGGGGCGATCGCCTGGCATCTGGCCCATACCTATCCCGAGTCCATCAATCGCCTTGCCATCCTCAACGCCCCCCATCCCCACCAGTTTACCCAAGCCCTCGCCAGTAACTTCGACCAACTCCGCCGCAGTTGGTATGTGCTGGCCCTACAAATCCCCAGCCTCCCCGAATGGGTGATTCGTAACAACCTCAAAGACTTCGTCCAAAATATCTTCCGGGAAAACGCCATTCGCAAAGGAGCCTTTGGTCAGGAAGATAACCAAATTTACCAAGCCGCCCTAGAAAAACCCGGCGTGCTGAACTCCATCGTCAAGTATTATCGTCAACTCTCCGCCCCCCAAACCTGGCTCAAAAGCTGGGGGCGATCGCTTGATCCGATTACAGCTCCGACTCTAGTTCTCTGGGGCGAAGACGACTCGTTCCTGAGTACCAGTCTTACCCAAGGCTTTGACAAACTGATCACCGCCCCCTTCCAACTCGAACTGATTTCTCAATGTGGCCATTGGATTCAGCAAGAGGTGCCGCAAACCGTCAATCGCAAACTCCTGAACTTCCTCACCGTCAAATAG
- a CDS encoding ferrochelatase — protein MGYGEVESYEDFANYNEQALHLLTAKFAPVPDWLYPPLARLLAIFDRHEWGHQHHDFVSPHNAIFEQQRAGIEQKLQERWGDRIQVFKAFNFCAPFLPEQVLAEVKAQGFTKLLIYPLLVVDSVFTSGIAVEQVNQALSKLVEGEEHWVKGLKYIPSFYNQPQYLDLMAQMVEERIAEELAAAYLPSQIGIVLMNHGCPMKAKGFTSGVDESQALYEAVRERLMYRYPLISVGWLNHDTPLIEWTQPNPNQAIDNLVQLGARAIVMMPIGFATENHETLLDVHHIVHEMHRRYPDVTYVQMPCVNDRPEFLEMVAQWADSHIEALLSEEGVEVNPQLAAEVARRFHNHDEDGYDHGHGHEHGHSHGHSHSHDHGHSHSH, from the coding sequence ATGGGATACGGTGAAGTCGAGAGCTATGAGGATTTCGCCAATTACAACGAACAGGCCCTACACCTGCTCACGGCGAAATTCGCCCCGGTTCCCGATTGGCTCTATCCCCCATTAGCCAGGCTTCTTGCCATTTTTGACCGTCACGAGTGGGGTCATCAACATCATGACTTTGTCTCCCCTCACAATGCCATTTTTGAGCAGCAACGGGCCGGGATTGAGCAAAAGCTTCAGGAACGCTGGGGCGATCGCATTCAAGTCTTTAAAGCCTTTAACTTCTGCGCCCCCTTTCTCCCGGAACAGGTGTTAGCTGAGGTGAAAGCTCAAGGCTTCACGAAACTCCTCATCTATCCCCTGCTCGTGGTGGATTCCGTCTTCACCAGCGGTATCGCAGTCGAACAGGTCAATCAGGCTCTGTCTAAGTTAGTCGAGGGCGAGGAGCATTGGGTCAAAGGTCTTAAATATATTCCCTCCTTCTACAATCAGCCGCAATATCTGGATTTGATGGCTCAGATGGTGGAGGAACGCATCGCCGAGGAGTTGGCGGCGGCCTATCTGCCCTCGCAAATTGGCATTGTCTTGATGAATCATGGCTGTCCCATGAAGGCGAAGGGCTTTACCTCGGGTGTCGATGAGAGTCAGGCGCTGTATGAGGCGGTTCGGGAGCGGCTCATGTACCGCTATCCCCTGATTTCGGTGGGTTGGCTCAACCATGACACGCCCCTGATTGAATGGACACAGCCGAATCCCAATCAGGCCATTGATAATTTAGTGCAGTTGGGGGCGCGGGCGATCGTGATGATGCCCATTGGCTTCGCGACGGAAAACCATGAAACCCTGCTGGATGTGCATCATATTGTCCATGAAATGCACCGTCGCTATCCCGATGTTACCTATGTTCAGATGCCCTGTGTGAACGATCGCCCGGAGTTTCTGGAGATGGTGGCGCAATGGGCAGATTCCCATATTGAGGCGTTACTCTCGGAAGAGGGGGTTGAGGTGAATCCCCAGTTAGCTGCTGAGGTGGCCCGACGCTTCCACAATCATGACGAAGATGGCTACGATCATGGTCATGGTCATGAACATGGTCACAGCCACGGCCATAGCCATAGCCACGATCACGGCCATAGCCATAGCCACTAG
- the rpsJ gene encoding 30S ribosomal protein S10, which translates to MQQQKIRIRLKAFDRRLLDTSCDKIVDTANRTSATAVGPIPLPTKRRVYCVLRSPHVDKDSREHFETRTHRRIIDIYQPSSKTIDALMKLDLPAGVDIEVKL; encoded by the coding sequence ATTCAGCAGCAAAAAATTCGTATTCGCTTAAAAGCCTTTGACCGTCGCTTACTCGACACATCCTGCGACAAAATTGTAGATACGGCCAACCGCACCAGTGCCACTGCCGTCGGACCGATTCCTCTACCCACGAAACGCCGGGTTTATTGTGTGCTGCGATCGCCTCACGTGGATAAAGACTCTCGTGAACACTTTGAAACTCGCACCCACCGCCGCATTATTGATATTTATCAACCCTCCTCGAAAACAATTGATGCTCTGATGAAGCTGGATCTACCCGCTGGCGTTGACATTGAGGTCAAACTGTAG
- the rpsL gene encoding 30S ribosomal protein S12, with protein sequence MPTIQQLVRSERKKAHKKTKSPALKSCPQRRGVCTRVYTTTPKKPNSALRKVARVRLTSGFEVTAYIPGIGHNLQEHSVVMLRGGRVKDLPGVRYHIVRGTLDTAGVKDRRQSRSKYGAKRPKE encoded by the coding sequence ATGCCCACAATTCAGCAGCTCGTGCGTAGCGAGCGAAAGAAAGCCCATAAGAAAACGAAGTCGCCAGCTTTGAAAAGCTGTCCCCAGCGTCGTGGGGTTTGCACCCGGGTTTATACCACCACCCCGAAAAAGCCGAACTCCGCCCTACGGAAAGTAGCACGGGTTCGTCTAACCTCCGGGTTTGAAGTGACCGCCTACATTCCAGGTATTGGCCACAACCTGCAAGAGCACTCCGTGGTGATGCTGCGGGGAGGTCGTGTGAAGGATTTACCCGGAGTTCGCTATCACATTGTGCGAGGGACTCTCGATACCGCCGGCGTTAAAGATCGCCGCCAGAGTCGTTCCAAGTATGGAGCCAAACGTCCTAAAGAATAA
- a CDS encoding DUF1815 family protein — protein sequence MFIRLAEQHRQFVQELVMNLKALAIVLERRGYLASCYTCGSQMNSASFMVSLGDNHLIRFLVSDYGITWTEMRDDRELMKLEGAEAIAQLQELANLVKYQIAPQDYRPTAVQQA from the coding sequence GTGTTTATACGACTTGCCGAACAGCATCGTCAATTCGTCCAAGAATTGGTGATGAATCTAAAAGCTTTAGCCATTGTGCTGGAGCGTCGGGGCTATCTGGCTTCGTGCTACACCTGCGGCAGTCAGATGAACAGCGCGTCGTTTATGGTTAGCCTAGGCGACAATCATCTTATCCGTTTCCTCGTGTCCGACTATGGGATCACCTGGACTGAGATGCGCGACGATCGCGAACTGATGAAGCTCGAAGGAGCTGAAGCCATCGCCCAACTGCAAGAGTTAGCCAATCTGGTGAAATACCAAATTGCCCCGCAAGATTATCGCCCAACGGCGGTCCAACAGGCGTAA
- the tuf gene encoding elongation factor Tu yields the protein MARAKFERNKPHVNIGTIGHVDHGKTTLTAAITATLAVTGQAKARKYADIDAAPEEKERGITINTAHVEYETTQRHYAHVDCPGHADYVKNMITGAAQMDGGILVVSAADGPMPQTREHILLARQVGVPSLVVFLNKQDQVDDEELLELVELEVRELLSEYDFPGDDIPIVTGSALKAIEALEANPTVAAGEDEWVDKILKLMEEVDAYVPTPERDVDKDFLMAIEDVFSITGRGTVATGRIERGIVKVGDTVELVGIKDTRSTTVTGVEMFQKTLDQGMAGDNVGVLLRGVQKGDIERGMVLAKPGTINPHTKFEAEVYILNKNEGGRHTPFFPGYRPQFYVRTTDVTGTISDFTADDGSEAEMVMPGDRIKMTVELINPVAIEQGMRFAIREGGRTVGAGAVAKILQ from the coding sequence ATGGCACGCGCAAAATTTGAACGCAACAAACCCCACGTCAACATCGGTACCATCGGTCACGTTGACCACGGGAAAACCACGCTAACCGCTGCAATCACGGCAACTCTGGCTGTGACCGGTCAAGCTAAAGCTCGTAAGTATGCTGACATCGACGCAGCACCTGAAGAGAAAGAGCGGGGAATCACGATCAACACCGCTCACGTTGAGTACGAAACAACTCAGCGTCACTATGCTCACGTGGACTGCCCCGGTCACGCGGACTATGTGAAAAACATGATCACCGGAGCCGCTCAAATGGACGGCGGCATCCTGGTGGTGTCTGCGGCGGATGGTCCGATGCCTCAAACCCGTGAGCACATCCTCTTGGCTCGTCAGGTGGGTGTTCCTAGCTTGGTGGTCTTCTTGAACAAACAAGACCAAGTTGATGACGAGGAACTCCTGGAATTGGTCGAACTTGAAGTTCGCGAACTCCTGAGCGAGTACGACTTCCCCGGCGATGATATTCCCATCGTCACCGGCTCGGCTCTCAAAGCCATTGAAGCCCTCGAAGCCAACCCCACTGTCGCCGCTGGTGAAGATGAGTGGGTTGACAAAATCCTCAAACTCATGGAAGAAGTGGACGCTTATGTGCCCACCCCTGAGCGTGATGTGGACAAAGACTTCTTGATGGCAATTGAGGACGTGTTCTCGATTACTGGTCGGGGTACTGTTGCCACGGGACGGATTGAGCGCGGTATTGTCAAAGTTGGCGACACGGTGGAACTGGTGGGGATTAAAGATACCCGCAGCACCACAGTGACCGGTGTGGAAATGTTCCAGAAAACTCTGGATCAAGGGATGGCTGGTGACAACGTGGGTGTTCTCCTGCGTGGTGTTCAAAAAGGTGATATTGAGCGGGGGATGGTGTTGGCTAAACCCGGCACAATCAACCCTCACACCAAGTTTGAAGCTGAGGTATATATCCTCAACAAGAATGAAGGTGGCCGTCACACTCCCTTCTTCCCCGGCTATCGTCCTCAGTTCTATGTGCGGACGACTGACGTGACCGGAACCATCAGTGACTTCACGGCTGATGATGGGAGTGAAGCGGAAATGGTTATGCCTGGCGATCGCATTAAAATGACCGTTGAACTGATCAACCCCGTGGCGATCGAACAAGGAATGCGCTTTGCTATTCGTGAAGGCGGCCGCACCGTCGGCGCGGGTGCTGTGGCGAAAATCCTTCAGTAG
- the rpsG gene encoding 30S ribosomal protein S7 gives MSRRRVVQKRPVPPDPVYNSRLVSMMTRRLMQHGKKSLASNIVYDAMKIIEERTGSEPLEVFETAIRNATPLVEVKARRVGGATYQVPMEVRPDRGVALALRWLIAATRNRSGTTMAMKLANELMDAANETGNTIRKREETHRMADANKAFAHYRY, from the coding sequence ATGTCACGTCGCAGAGTCGTTCAAAAACGCCCGGTTCCCCCCGATCCGGTTTATAATAGCCGCCTTGTCAGCATGATGACCCGCCGCCTCATGCAGCATGGCAAAAAATCTTTGGCATCCAACATCGTTTACGATGCCATGAAAATTATTGAAGAGCGCACGGGTTCTGAGCCTTTAGAGGTTTTTGAAACCGCCATTCGCAACGCGACGCCTTTGGTGGAAGTCAAGGCACGTCGTGTCGGTGGAGCCACTTACCAGGTTCCCATGGAAGTCCGTCCTGATCGTGGGGTCGCCTTGGCCCTGCGTTGGCTGATTGCGGCCACCCGCAACCGTTCCGGAACCACCATGGCCATGAAACTCGCCAACGAACTCATGGATGCCGCCAACGAAACCGGAAACACCATCCGCAAACGGGAAGAAACCCATCGTATGGCAGACGCAAACAAGGCTTTTGCTCACTATCGTTACTAG
- the hetR gene encoding heterocyst differentiation master regulator HetR: MNKDTDLIERLSPSAMDQIMLYLAFIAMRTSGHRHGAFLDAAATAAKCAIYLTYLEQGENLRMTGHLHHIEPRRVKVIVEEVRQALTEGKLLKMLGSQEPRYLIQFPYVWLEQYPWQPGKPRIAGSSLAPEEKRQLERKLPKPLPDAQTINSFQFMELIEFLHSRSQEDLPPERRMPLSEALAEHIKRRLIYSGTVTRIDSPWGMPVYALTRASYSPANDEERNYIMVEDTARYFRLMRDWTQRQPRTMRLLEELDIPSDRLQDALTELDELIRGWADKFHAKGGEPTVLQMVVGERDDSFMP, from the coding sequence ATGAATAAAGATACCGATTTGATCGAGCGTCTGAGTCCGAGCGCGATGGATCAAATCATGCTCTATTTGGCATTCATTGCCATGCGGACTAGCGGACATCGACATGGAGCCTTTCTGGATGCGGCGGCGACGGCTGCCAAATGTGCCATCTACCTAACCTATCTCGAACAGGGCGAGAACTTGCGGATGACGGGTCATCTGCATCATATCGAACCCCGGCGGGTCAAGGTCATTGTCGAGGAAGTCCGTCAGGCCCTAACAGAAGGGAAGCTCCTGAAAATGCTGGGGTCTCAGGAACCTCGCTATTTGATTCAGTTCCCCTATGTTTGGCTCGAACAATACCCCTGGCAACCCGGAAAACCCCGCATCGCTGGAAGTAGTCTGGCTCCAGAGGAAAAACGCCAACTAGAACGGAAACTGCCCAAACCTCTACCTGATGCTCAAACCATTAATTCCTTCCAGTTTATGGAGTTGATTGAGTTTCTGCACAGCCGCTCTCAAGAAGATCTCCCACCTGAACGCCGGATGCCTCTCAGTGAAGCCTTAGCTGAGCATATCAAACGGCGTTTAATTTATTCAGGGACTGTCACTCGTATTGACTCCCCCTGGGGAATGCCGGTTTATGCCCTCACCCGTGCCTCCTATTCTCCCGCCAACGACGAGGAGCGGAACTACATCATGGTCGAGGATACGGCTCGCTACTTCCGCCTAATGCGAGATTGGACACAACGGCAACCTAGAACCATGCGTTTGTTGGAAGAGTTGGACATCCCCAGCGATCGCCTCCAAGATGCCTTAACAGAACTCGACGAACTGATCCGGGGTTGGGCCGACAAATTCCATGCCAAAGGCGGCGAACCCACCGTTCTGCAAATGGTGGTTGGGGAGCGAGACGATAGCTTTATGCCGTAG